From one Triticum aestivum cultivar Chinese Spring chromosome 4B, IWGSC CS RefSeq v2.1, whole genome shotgun sequence genomic stretch:
- the LOC123092645 gene encoding 17.9 kDa class I heat shock protein, whose amino-acid sequence MSLIRRSNVFDPFSLDFFDPFEGFPFGSGNSGSGSLVPRTSSDTAAFAGARIDWKETPEAHVFKADVPGLKKEEVKVEVEDGNILQISGERNKEQEEKTDTWHRVERSSGKFLRRFRLPENAKAEQVKASMENGVLTVTVPKVEAKKPEVKSIHISG is encoded by the coding sequence ATGTCGCTGATCCGCCGCAGCAACGTGTTTGACCCCTTCTCCCTCGACTTCTTCGACCCATTCGAAGGCTTCCCCTTCGGCTCCGGCAACAGCGGCAGCGGCAGCCTCGTCCCGCGCACCTCCTCGGACACGGCGGCCTTCGCGGGCGCGCGCATCGACTGGAAGGAGACGCCCGAGGCGCACGTGTTCAAGGCGGACGTGCCGGGGCTGAAGAAGGAGGAGGTgaaggtggaggtggaggacggcaACATCCTCCAGATCAGCGGCGAGCGGAACAAGGAGCAGGAGGAGAAGACTGACACCTGGCACCGCGTGGAGCGCAGCAGTGGTAAGTTCCTGCGCAGGTTCCGGCTCCCGGAGAACGCCAAGGCGGAGCAGGTGAAGGCGTCCATGGAGAACGGCGTGCTCACCGTCACCGTGCCCAAGGTGGAGGCCAAGAAGCCCGAGGTCAAGTCCATCCATATCTCCGGCTAG